Proteins encoded in a region of the Zea mays cultivar B73 chromosome 4, Zm-B73-REFERENCE-NAM-5.0, whole genome shotgun sequence genome:
- the LOC103653553 gene encoding uncharacterized protein, giving the protein METRTKRKVHRIELWEAAHKKKNGRYTTEKAETLMAASYEEFKKRRGNNDGNRLSSKDYNEVFNDIVAKDFKARGYYDDKYWSQVQAFQGLPFVNQTEEERMYQEKVNEIDNKMESVSGLMKHWLTFMSKKYPEDLTPEMREALQNEGGDSYDQCNEDDKSENYAAKDTSSIQEDSNDDVTSRTNEVHNMVHVEQQQQQSGHRSLGRTQVHTSAPHEQTPSKNG; this is encoded by the exons ATG GAAACCAGAACTAAACGAAAGGTTCATAGGATAGAACTATGGGAGGCAGCTCATAAAAAGAAGAATGGTAGATACACAACAGAAAAGGCAGAGACACTGATG GCTGCATCTTATGAGGAATTTAAAAAAAGGAGAGGGAACAATGATGGTAATCGTCTTTCATCTAAAGATTACAATGAAGTGTTCAATGATATTGTTGCCAAGGATTTCAAAGCACGTGGGTACTATGATGATAAGTACTGGAGTCAAGTACAAGCTTTTCAAGGTTTACCGTTTGTTAATCAAACGGAGGAAGAAAGAATGTACCAAGAGAAAGTAAATGAAATTGACAATAAAATGGAATCCGTGAGTGGTCTCATGAAGCATTGGCTTACTTTTATGTCAAAAAAGTATCCAGAAGATTTAACCCCAGAAATGAGAGAAGCTTTACAAAATGAA GGTGGTGATAGTTATGACCAATGCAATGAAGATGACAAATCTGAAAATTATGCTGCCAAAGATACGAGTAGCATCCAAGAAGATTCAAATGATGACGTGACCTCTCGAACAAATGAAGTGCAT AACATGGTTCATGtcgagcagcagcaacaacaatctGGCCATAGAAGTCTTGGACGAACTCAAGTCCATACATCTGCACCACATGAGCAAACACCTTCAAAG AATGGCTAA
- the LOC109945541 gene encoding uncharacterized protein — protein sequence MRTRRVQAASMGISESRQKQVYLISLINKGRVVAKGKLVTTDSQREILGAKLGPEYCGVLVEGLENIELGNIIYEEVPRPSNQIRTLIDAIGYVIPWPITHVKQARSSSCTRNKLVPAARGQS from the exons ATG AGAACTCGAAGGGTTCAAGCTGCCAGCATGGGCATATCAGAATCA AGACAAAAGCAAGTCTACCTTATTTCACTGATAAACAAAGGCAGAGTTGTGGCCAAAGGGAAGTTAGTGACTACAGATAGCCAAAGAGAAATATTAGGAGCAAAGCTTGGACCAGAATATTGTGGGGTTCTTGTTGAAGGCCTTGAAAATATTGAACTTGGCAATATTATATATGAGGAGGTACCTAGACCATCTAATCAGATTCGTACACTAATTGATGCTATTGGCTATGTTATTCCTTGGCCAATTACACAT GTGAAGCAAGCTAGAAGCTCATCTTGTACCCGCAACAAGTTGGTACCTGCAGCACGTGGACAAAGCTAG